In Candidatus Zixiibacteriota bacterium, the following are encoded in one genomic region:
- a CDS encoding tRNA-binding protein produces the protein MKQISWSEFETVELRVGTVVAVEDFPEARKPAYKLTIDLGPFGVKKSSAQVTTLYSKDDLTGRQVLCVINFPPKRIGPFVSEVLTTGFVMDNGDVVLAIPERPVPDGSKLA, from the coding sequence GTGAAACAAATATCGTGGTCCGAATTCGAAACCGTCGAACTACGCGTCGGAACCGTTGTGGCCGTGGAAGATTTCCCCGAAGCACGCAAACCCGCCTATAAACTCACGATCGACCTCGGCCCGTTCGGTGTCAAAAAGTCCAGCGCGCAAGTGACGACGCTCTACTCGAAGGACGACCTGACCGGACGGCAGGTGCTCTGCGTCATCAATTTCCCGCCGAAACGTATCGGCCCCTTCGTCTCCGAAGTGCTCACCACCGGGTTCGTGATGGACAACGGCGATGTCGTGCTGGCGATTCCCGAGCGCCCGGTTCCCGACGGATCCAAACTCGCCTGA